The Desulfuromonadales bacterium genome has a window encoding:
- a CDS encoding efflux transporter outer membrane subunit — protein sequence MRLKSAARSCLWLLLPLFAGCSLHRPQETTLPAAIPPAYVEPGAAAAPPVERWWESFADPRLNALVEESFAANLDLAQAFARIQQAEAQLGIARAGQLPSVNLDGAAGRGRQPGFKGPETADSFQLSAAAAFELDLWGKLAARTETALLEASASREDAKTLYLSLSARVADLYFLAVEQRAQLELADRSIAAFADTLERVERRYREGLVPALDVYQSRQNLAGARASRPLFANTLAATEHALAVLLGRYPEGGATGTLAELPIGPAAFPAGLPADLLARRPDVEAALLRLKASDARIAAAIADRFPSFNLIGNYGGASSDLGELLHSGNIFWSLLLDLAQPVFDGGRRSAEVERNRALFRENLFRYHQSVLTAFQEVEDALAANRTTEERIILVEARVTASQAALRLALDRYLQGLSDYLPVLTAQGLQFDAESQLLAARRQLLADRISLARALGGEWMVAEMEKNL from the coding sequence ATGCGCCTGAAATCCGCCGCACGAAGCTGCCTTTGGCTGCTTCTGCCGCTTTTCGCCGGTTGCTCCCTGCACCGGCCGCAGGAAACAACCCTGCCGGCCGCCATTCCCCCGGCCTACGTCGAACCGGGCGCCGCCGCCGCTCCGCCCGTCGAGCGCTGGTGGGAAAGCTTCGCGGACCCGCGACTGAACGCGCTGGTGGAGGAATCCTTCGCCGCCAATCTCGACCTGGCCCAGGCCTTCGCCCGCATCCAGCAGGCCGAGGCCCAGCTCGGCATCGCCCGGGCGGGACAGCTGCCGAGCGTCAATCTGGACGGCGCCGCCGGCCGCGGACGCCAGCCCGGCTTCAAGGGCCCGGAGACTGCCGACAGTTTCCAGCTCTCGGCCGCCGCTGCTTTCGAACTCGACCTCTGGGGCAAGCTCGCCGCGCGCACCGAAACAGCACTCCTGGAGGCATCCGCCTCCCGGGAGGACGCCAAAACCCTCTATCTCTCCCTCTCCGCCCGGGTGGCCGACCTCTACTTCCTGGCGGTGGAACAGCGTGCCCAGCTCGAACTGGCGGACCGCAGCATCGCGGCGTTCGCCGATACCCTCGAGCGGGTCGAACGGCGCTACCGCGAGGGTCTGGTGCCGGCCCTCGACGTCTACCAGTCCCGCCAGAACCTGGCCGGTGCCCGGGCCAGCCGGCCGCTCTTCGCCAACACCCTGGCCGCAACCGAGCATGCCCTGGCGGTGCTGCTCGGCCGCTATCCCGAGGGGGGGGCAACCGGCACCCTGGCCGAACTGCCGATCGGACCGGCGGCCTTTCCCGCCGGCCTGCCCGCCGACCTGCTCGCCCGGCGGCCGGACGTCGAGGCTGCCCTGCTCCGCCTCAAGGCGAGCGACGCCCGCATCGCGGCGGCCATCGCCGACCGCTTCCCCTCCTTCAACCTGATCGGCAACTACGGCGGCGCGAGCAGCGATCTGGGCGAGCTTTTGCACTCGGGCAATATTTTCTGGAGCCTGCTGCTCGATCTGGCCCAACCAGTCTTCGACGGCGGCCGGCGCAGCGCCGAGGTCGAGCGCAACCGGGCCCTCTTTCGTGAGAACCTCTTCCGCTACCACCAGAGCGTGCTTACCGCCTTTCAGGAAGTCGAGGATGCCCTGGCGGCCAACCGCACCACCGAGGAGCGGATCATCCTTGTCGAGGCGCGGGTGACGGCCAGCCAGGCGGCGCTGCGCCTGGCCCTCGACCGCTACCTGCAGGGGCTATCCGACTACCTGCCGGTGCTGACCGCCCAGGGGCTGCAGTTCGACGCCGAAAGCCAGCTTCTCGCCGCCCGTCGACAGTTGCTTGCCGACCGCATCTCGCTGGCCCGGGCGCTGGGGGGAGAGTGGATGGTGGCGGAGATGGAAAAAAATTTATAG
- a CDS encoding TetR family transcriptional regulator — protein sequence MSQTDTKDRILDAAEHLFASEGFHNTSLRAITGEARANLAAVNYHFGSKEALLEAVFERRLVPLNHLRRERLETVRKAAHQSGCRPSAREVLRAFVEPTLSFRDSGPGAEAFVRLVGRAIAEPDDTLRKIFMRQMEPIFFLLYDTLAEALPHLSGSALFWRLHFALGALGHTLCMAGRFQLLPPGVAPPTDATSLTTLLLDFVTAGMEAACA from the coding sequence ATGAGTCAAACCGACACCAAGGACCGGATTCTCGACGCCGCCGAACACCTGTTCGCGTCCGAGGGCTTCCACAACACCTCCCTGCGGGCGATCACCGGCGAAGCCCGGGCGAACCTGGCGGCGGTCAACTATCACTTCGGTTCCAAGGAGGCCTTGCTGGAGGCGGTTTTTGAACGACGGCTGGTGCCGCTGAACCACCTTCGGCGGGAGAGACTGGAGACGGTACGGAAGGCCGCCCACCAGTCCGGCTGCCGGCCTTCGGCAAGGGAGGTGCTGCGCGCCTTCGTCGAGCCGACGCTCAGCTTCCGCGACAGCGGGCCGGGGGCCGAAGCCTTCGTTCGCCTGGTGGGACGGGCGATAGCAGAACCGGACGACACCCTGCGCAAAATCTTCATGCGGCAAATGGAACCGATCTTTTTCCTGCTCTACGACACCCTGGCGGAAGCCCTTCCCCACCTCTCGGGCAGCGCTCTCTTCTGGCGCCTGCACTTCGCCCTCGGGGCGTTGGGTCACACCCTGTGCATGGCCGGCCGCTTCCAGTTGCTGCCGCCCGGGGTCGCTCCACCCACCGACGCCACCTCCCTGACGACGCTGCTGCTCGACTTCGTCACGGCCGGAATGGAGGCCGCATGCGCCTGA
- a CDS encoding efflux RND transporter periplasmic adaptor subunit, which produces MSARSKLFKIVLPLLIVVAAFIAMRLMILNRPEPKKEARENPGALVEVATVARGERQVEVQGTGAVQPRQEISVIPQISGRVVEVAPGFVAGGFFRRGEVLFRVDDADYRLAVDKAQAAMAKAEYDLATIEGQARIAREEWDRLKLADGQQPNPLVVYEPQLKNARAALLSARATLGQAELDLDRTVLRAPFNALVRSESLDLGQYLQAGTSVALLAGTDQAEIVVPLPRQDLEWLHLPRRGELEEGAAATVRLAGAGQNYDWVGRLVRTLGDVDPQGRMFRVVVAVDDPYGLQDRQAGRPELAIGSFVEVLLQGKTLRDVAVLPASALRDGGTVWVMNDTHLKIRPVELLRRTRDEVVIGSGLAAGDQVVLTALAGAAEGMKLRPAATPQERATAVAGETAESRP; this is translated from the coding sequence ATGAGTGCTAGATCGAAACTGTTCAAGATCGTCCTCCCCCTGCTGATCGTCGTCGCCGCCTTCATTGCCATGCGGCTCATGATCCTGAACCGCCCCGAGCCAAAGAAGGAGGCGCGAGAGAATCCCGGCGCCCTGGTCGAGGTGGCCACGGTGGCCCGCGGCGAGCGCCAGGTCGAGGTACAGGGGACCGGCGCCGTCCAGCCACGTCAGGAGATCAGCGTGATCCCGCAGATCAGCGGCCGGGTGGTGGAAGTGGCGCCGGGCTTCGTGGCCGGCGGCTTCTTTCGCCGGGGGGAGGTTCTCTTCCGGGTCGACGACGCCGACTACCGGCTGGCCGTCGACAAGGCGCAGGCAGCCATGGCCAAAGCCGAGTATGACCTGGCGACCATAGAGGGGCAAGCGCGCATCGCCCGGGAGGAATGGGACCGGCTCAAGCTCGCCGACGGCCAGCAGCCCAACCCCCTGGTCGTCTACGAGCCGCAGCTGAAAAACGCCCGCGCCGCCCTCCTTTCGGCCCGCGCCACCCTCGGACAGGCCGAGCTCGACCTCGACCGCACCGTGCTGCGCGCCCCGTTCAACGCGCTGGTGCGCTCCGAGTCTCTCGACCTCGGCCAGTACCTGCAAGCAGGCACGTCGGTCGCCCTCCTGGCTGGAACCGACCAGGCGGAGATCGTCGTCCCCCTCCCCCGGCAGGATCTCGAATGGCTGCATCTCCCCCGCCGGGGCGAATTGGAAGAGGGCGCAGCGGCCACCGTCCGGCTGGCCGGCGCCGGGCAGAACTACGACTGGGTCGGCCGACTGGTGCGCACCCTCGGCGACGTCGACCCGCAGGGGCGCATGTTCCGGGTGGTGGTTGCGGTCGATGACCCCTACGGGCTGCAGGACCGTCAGGCCGGGCGGCCGGAGCTGGCCATCGGCTCTTTCGTGGAAGTGCTGCTGCAGGGCAAGACACTCAGGGATGTGGCCGTGCTGCCGGCTTCCGCCCTGCGCGACGGCGGCACGGTCTGGGTCATGAACGACACCCATCTCAAGATCCGCCCCGTCGAACTGTTACGACGCACCCGTGACGAAGTGGTGATCGGCAGTGGCCTCGCCGCCGGCGACCAGGTGGTGCTGACCGCCCTGGCCGGCGCCGCCGAGGGAATGAAACTGCGGCCGGCCGCGACGCCGCAGGAGCGGGCCACGGCTGTGGCGGGCGAAACGGCGGAGTCCAGGCCATGA
- a CDS encoding MmcQ/YjbR family DNA-binding protein, whose product MDIERLRAHCLTKKGAVEEYPFGPEYPVFKVAGKIFALLLPDIDPPWLNLKCDPLHAEVLRAYYPAIRPGYHMNKRHWNTLVLDGSVPEDELLSMVDDSYALVVAGLPRRLQFPD is encoded by the coding sequence ATGGACATTGAGCGGCTGCGCGCCCATTGTCTGACGAAAAAAGGGGCCGTCGAGGAATATCCCTTCGGCCCCGAATACCCGGTCTTCAAGGTGGCCGGCAAGATATTCGCTCTTCTCCTGCCCGACATCGACCCGCCCTGGCTCAATCTCAAGTGCGACCCGTTGCACGCCGAGGTGCTGCGCGCCTACTATCCGGCGATCCGCCCAGGGTACCACATGAACAAACGGCACTGGAACACCCTGGTCCTCGACGGCAGCGTCCCCGAGGACGAACTCCTCTCGATGGTCGATGATTCCTATGCCTTGGTGGTGGCGGGCCTGCCACGGCGTCTCCAGTTTCCCGACTGA
- a CDS encoding Smr/MutS family protein, whose translation MSEESDEPEISEVIELPIDGVLDLHTFRPAEVKYLIPDYLAECRRRGILDVRIIHGKGMGVLQRSVHAILARLPEVITFRLAGEEAGGWGATLLRLRPPE comes from the coding sequence GTGAGCGAAGAAAGCGACGAGCCCGAAATCTCCGAGGTGATCGAGCTGCCGATTGACGGCGTGCTCGATCTGCATACCTTCCGTCCGGCCGAGGTGAAGTATCTCATCCCCGACTACCTGGCCGAGTGCCGCCGGCGAGGGATCCTCGATGTGCGCATCATCCACGGCAAGGGGATGGGTGTCCTGCAGCGCAGCGTACATGCCATTCTGGCCCGGCTGCCGGAGGTCATCACCTTTCGCCTCGCCGGAGAGGAAGCCGGCGGCTGGGGGGCGACGCTGCTGCGGCTGCGGCCGCCGGAGTAA
- a CDS encoding response regulator, whose product MSSRVLLAEDNDQLAAALEALLTRQGLAVERAGDGVEALGRIAQSPPDLLLLDLKLPRLHGIELLKRLRQNPHTSGLPVVIITGAYRGDPYVRAAKALGIAAYLEKPFKAGELLAALKQALPADAPLSPPAPTTETVDAHLRRAFIGRFCGRLVLRGEGREYSLTLISGTPVFVRPGFAYRDFGDWLHRRGFLSAEEYAFYAGPGQHRYELPVQMGCIEYPDLLEEKLAYLSAELVESFALPPLTAVEHPFTPPPGLQLLTVNVPRIFYQGYHRYLRPEQRERLLTEDGPRFAALAPDYFRYVNFLSLSHEERQLLPRLDGTRPLADCLAGEADLIPLALTLQALGMLRCADVPLTLAAPEFPLRILFNAVAEETAEIALEGPLESFADLVEPAAQAATPAIASVSPTPPSADVPGEAARTAEVRKIHASLQGKNYYEIFGLTQATFSFDQLKENYFSLTRQFGPDLLMQLAGAEATMAEEILAAVANAYNTLSDVVRKENYDQLLGSDRVGLGQKGDDRFQAQVQSQSGKVFIQMEEWDNAETALQDACNIDPNNGDYLAHLAWAIYRNPRNAASRAMQEKARQLLNRALTLERTAAGFAFKGWLLFEAGEDTLAEAEFNKALKLDARQLMARKGLKSLLETREREKKGLFRRMFG is encoded by the coding sequence ATGTCTTCCAGGGTTCTGCTTGCTGAAGACAACGACCAACTTGCTGCCGCCCTCGAGGCGCTCCTTACGCGCCAGGGGCTGGCGGTCGAACGTGCCGGCGACGGCGTCGAGGCCCTGGGCCGGATTGCCCAATCTCCCCCTGATCTTCTGTTGCTCGACCTCAAGCTGCCGCGCCTGCACGGCATCGAACTGCTCAAAAGGCTGCGGCAGAACCCCCACACCAGCGGCCTTCCCGTCGTCATCATCACCGGCGCCTATCGCGGCGACCCCTACGTGCGGGCAGCCAAAGCGCTCGGCATCGCGGCTTATCTGGAGAAACCGTTCAAGGCCGGCGAACTCCTCGCCGCCCTCAAGCAGGCGCTGCCGGCCGACGCTCCGCTTTCACCGCCTGCTCCCACCACAGAGACGGTCGATGCTCATCTGCGCCGGGCTTTTATCGGCCGCTTCTGCGGTCGCCTGGTTCTGCGCGGCGAGGGGCGCGAGTACAGCCTGACGCTCATCAGCGGCACGCCGGTTTTCGTGCGTCCCGGTTTCGCCTATCGCGACTTCGGCGACTGGCTGCACCGTCGCGGCTTTCTCTCCGCCGAGGAATACGCCTTCTACGCCGGCCCCGGCCAGCACCGCTACGAGCTGCCGGTCCAGATGGGGTGCATCGAGTACCCTGACCTTCTGGAGGAGAAACTCGCCTACCTGAGCGCCGAACTGGTGGAGTCCTTCGCTCTTCCCCCGCTCACCGCCGTGGAGCACCCCTTCACTCCACCGCCGGGACTGCAGCTGCTCACCGTCAACGTTCCCCGGATTTTCTACCAGGGATACCACCGTTACCTGCGGCCGGAACAGCGCGAACGGCTGTTGACCGAGGATGGACCGCGTTTTGCGGCGCTCGCCCCCGACTATTTCCGCTACGTCAACTTCCTCTCGCTGAGCCATGAGGAGAGGCAGCTGCTGCCGCGCCTCGACGGCACCCGCCCCCTGGCCGACTGCCTGGCAGGAGAAGCCGACCTCATCCCGCTGGCCCTGACCCTCCAGGCCCTCGGCATGTTGCGCTGCGCCGATGTCCCTCTTACCTTGGCGGCTCCGGAGTTTCCCCTGCGCATCCTGTTCAATGCCGTGGCCGAGGAAACGGCCGAGATTGCCCTCGAAGGGCCGCTGGAGAGTTTTGCCGACCTGGTCGAGCCAGCGGCGCAAGCCGCCACTCCTGCCATCGCTTCGGTATCGCCGACTCCCCCGTCGGCTGACGTTCCGGGCGAAGCTGCTCGGACGGCCGAGGTCCGAAAAATCCACGCCTCCCTGCAGGGAAAGAACTACTACGAAATTTTCGGCCTGACGCAGGCGACGTTTTCCTTCGATCAATTGAAGGAGAACTATTTTTCCCTCACCCGCCAGTTTGGTCCCGATCTGCTGATGCAACTCGCCGGCGCCGAGGCGACAATGGCCGAAGAGATTCTCGCCGCCGTCGCCAACGCCTACAACACGCTCTCCGACGTCGTACGCAAGGAAAACTACGACCAGTTGCTCGGCTCCGACCGGGTCGGCCTCGGGCAGAAGGGGGACGACCGTTTCCAGGCGCAGGTCCAGTCCCAGTCGGGCAAGGTTTTCATCCAGATGGAGGAGTGGGACAACGCCGAGACGGCCCTGCAAGATGCCTGCAACATCGACCCCAACAACGGCGACTACCTGGCACACCTCGCCTGGGCCATCTACCGCAACCCGAGAAACGCCGCGAGCCGAGCCATGCAGGAGAAGGCCCGCCAACTCCTCAACCGCGCCCTGACCCTGGAGCGGACCGCCGCCGGTTTCGCCTTCAAGGGGTGGCTGCTGTTCGAGGCGGGAGAGGACACCCTGGCCGAGGCGGAGTTCAACAAGGCGCTCAAGCTCGATGCGCGACAACTGATGGCGCGCAAAGGACTGAAGAGTCTGTTGGAAACGCGCGAGCGGGAGAAGAAGGGGCTGTTCCGGCGGATGTTCGGCTAA
- the mltG gene encoding endolytic transglycosylase MltG, with amino-acid sequence MTRRSTVLRIFLPICLLLTIVVGFKFVSFIFQPVTPAASALVNVTPGLPLAEVAGRLQEAGVVRSASGFKLLAWLRGDNNRIKAGPYDFSGPATPGRVLNRLVAGDVRRQRLTIPEGFSLREIAARIEAEGLGRAETFLRLARDRKFIATLGIASPTLEGYLFPETYLFASGTPEDRLIKVMVRQFESRLSPDMVEGAAKLGLDPHQLVTLASIVQKEAGTLAEMPVIAAVFHNRLRRKMPLQADPTVIYGIANFNGNITRKDLRTPTPYNTYRIAGLPPGPIASPGEDALRAAAFPAKADYLYFVARGDGTHAFSTNLREHNQAVRHYQLKR; translated from the coding sequence ATGACGCGACGCTCAACTGTTCTGCGCATCTTTCTTCCGATCTGCCTCCTCCTGACGATTGTCGTCGGGTTCAAATTCGTTTCCTTCATCTTCCAGCCGGTGACGCCGGCCGCATCCGCGCTGGTGAACGTCACTCCCGGGCTCCCCTTGGCCGAGGTGGCCGGGCGCCTGCAGGAGGCGGGGGTGGTGCGCAGCGCTTCCGGCTTCAAACTGCTGGCCTGGCTGCGCGGCGATAACAACCGGATCAAGGCCGGCCCCTACGACTTCAGCGGCCCGGCCACACCGGGACGGGTCCTTAACCGGCTGGTCGCCGGTGATGTCCGCCGGCAGCGTCTGACCATCCCCGAGGGGTTCTCTCTGCGCGAGATCGCCGCCCGCATCGAGGCGGAGGGGTTAGGCCGCGCCGAAACTTTTCTGCGGCTGGCCCGCGACCGCAAATTCATCGCCACCCTCGGCATCGCTTCCCCCACTCTCGAGGGGTACCTCTTTCCGGAGACCTACCTCTTCGCCAGCGGCACCCCCGAGGATCGCCTCATCAAGGTGATGGTCCGCCAGTTCGAAAGCCGCCTGTCACCCGACATGGTGGAAGGAGCGGCCAAGCTGGGACTCGATCCGCATCAGCTGGTGACCCTCGCCTCGATCGTCCAGAAGGAAGCCGGCACGCTCGCCGAGATGCCGGTGATCGCCGCGGTCTTCCACAACCGCCTGCGCCGCAAAATGCCGCTTCAGGCCGATCCGACGGTTATCTACGGGATCGCCAATTTCAACGGCAACATCACCCGCAAGGACCTGCGGACGCCGACCCCCTACAACACCTACCGCATTGCCGGTCTGCCGCCCGGGCCGATCGCCAGCCCGGGAGAGGACGCGCTGCGGGCGGCGGCATTCCCGGCCAAGGCCGACTACCTCTACTTCGTGGCCCGCGGTGACGGCACCCATGCCTTTTCCACGAACCTGCGCGAGCACAACCAGGCCGTACGGCACTACCAGTTGAAACGCTGA